The following proteins come from a genomic window of Geomonas sp. RF6:
- a CDS encoding 2-oxoacid:acceptor oxidoreductase family protein, with the protein MSRYEIRFSGAGGQGLILAGVIMAEAASIYDGKQAVQSQSYGPEARGGASKSEVIISEDAIDYPKATVVDALLALTQEAADKYCHDLKEGGMLLIDSDLVKRVPEGNYNTVAFPIINTAKNEVGREIVANIVALGAMVALTGVVTKEGAEKAVLARVPAAFVELNRKAFETGYQKAVAAMEVEAAAAC; encoded by the coding sequence ATGTCTCGATATGAAATCAGGTTTTCCGGGGCCGGGGGGCAGGGCTTGATATTGGCAGGGGTCATCATGGCCGAGGCCGCATCGATCTATGACGGCAAGCAGGCGGTGCAGTCGCAGAGCTACGGGCCGGAAGCGCGGGGGGGCGCCTCGAAGTCGGAGGTGATCATCTCCGAAGACGCCATCGACTACCCGAAGGCGACGGTCGTCGATGCCCTTCTTGCCCTCACCCAGGAGGCTGCCGACAAGTACTGTCACGACTTGAAGGAAGGGGGGATGCTCCTGATCGACTCCGACCTCGTGAAGCGGGTTCCGGAGGGGAATTACAACACCGTCGCCTTCCCGATCATCAACACGGCGAAGAACGAAGTCGGTCGCGAAATCGTGGCAAACATCGTCGCACTCGGCGCCATGGTCGCGCTGACCGGCGTCGTCACGAAGGAAGGCGCCGAGAAAGCGGTCTTGGCCCGTGTGCCCGCAGCCTTCGTCGAGCTGAACCGCAAGGCATTCGAGACGGGATATCAGAAGGCAGTTGCCGCCATGGAAGTGGAGGCGGCCGCCGCCTGCTAA
- a CDS encoding 4Fe-4S binding protein has protein sequence MEKKLPKIEIIEKYCKGCHICVEFCPTKVLEMKGFVASVKNLEACIKCMQCELRCPDFAITVSE, from the coding sequence ATGGAAAAGAAGTTACCTAAAATAGAAATCATTGAGAAGTACTGCAAGGGATGCCACATCTGTGTGGAATTTTGCCCCACGAAGGTCCTGGAAATGAAGGGGTTCGTGGCGAGCGTGAAGAACCTGGAGGCGTGCATCAAGTGCATGCAGTGCGAGCTCAGATGTCCCGATTTTGCCATCACGGTGTCTGAATAA
- a CDS encoding 2-oxoacid:acceptor oxidoreductase subunit alpha has protein sequence MAKKVAFLQGNEAAAQGALYAGCNFFAGYPITPSTEVAEVLSAELPKRSGKFIQMEDEIGAMAAVIGASLTGAKVLTATSGPGLSLKQELIGYACIAEVPVVIINVMRGGPSTGMPTGPSQSDVMAARWGTHGDHAAICLVPASVQELFEETVRAFNLAEKYRMPVFVMPDEIVGHMRERIVFPEPGELEVISRTAPSVPPEEYKPYDTRFGDVPPLASFGSGYRFHVTGLNKAEDGFPTTKAALVQAEEERQLRKVTANIDDIVTFEEYLLDDAEVAVVAFGSTSRSARFAVNELRKEGVKAGLFRIRTFWPFPDKQIAALGARVKAIITPEMNLGMCTSEVKRCVEGKAPVHGIFRVDGEPINPGQIAQKIREVL, from the coding sequence GTGGCTAAGAAAGTAGCGTTCCTTCAGGGGAACGAGGCCGCCGCCCAAGGCGCTCTTTATGCCGGCTGCAACTTTTTCGCCGGTTATCCCATCACTCCCTCCACCGAGGTGGCCGAGGTATTGTCCGCTGAGCTCCCGAAGCGAAGCGGCAAGTTCATCCAGATGGAAGACGAGATCGGCGCGATGGCCGCCGTCATCGGCGCATCCCTTACCGGCGCGAAGGTACTAACCGCGACCTCCGGCCCGGGTCTTTCGCTGAAGCAGGAACTGATTGGCTACGCCTGCATCGCCGAGGTCCCCGTCGTCATCATCAACGTCATGCGCGGCGGCCCCTCGACCGGAATGCCGACCGGCCCGTCCCAGTCCGACGTCATGGCCGCACGCTGGGGCACGCATGGCGACCATGCCGCCATCTGCCTCGTCCCCGCTTCGGTGCAGGAGCTTTTCGAGGAGACGGTGCGCGCCTTCAACCTGGCCGAAAAGTACCGCATGCCGGTCTTTGTGATGCCGGACGAGATCGTCGGCCACATGCGCGAGCGCATCGTCTTCCCCGAGCCGGGGGAGCTTGAAGTCATCAGCCGCACTGCCCCGAGCGTGCCCCCCGAAGAGTACAAGCCGTACGACACCCGCTTTGGCGACGTGCCGCCGCTGGCTTCCTTCGGCTCCGGCTACCGCTTCCACGTGACCGGCCTCAACAAGGCCGAGGACGGTTTCCCCACCACGAAGGCCGCCCTGGTGCAGGCCGAAGAGGAGCGCCAGCTCAGGAAGGTGACCGCCAACATCGACGACATCGTCACCTTCGAGGAGTACCTCCTGGATGACGCCGAGGTCGCCGTCGTGGCGTTCGGCTCCACCTCCCGTTCCGCCCGCTTTGCGGTGAACGAGCTCAGGAAAGAGGGGGTCAAGGCGGGGCTCTTCCGCATCCGCACCTTCTGGCCCTTCCCGGACAAGCAGATCGCAGCACTCGGCGCAAGGGTGAAGGCGATCATCACGCCGGAGATGAATCTCGGCATGTGCACCAGCGAAGTGAAGCGCTGCGTGGAAGGGAAGGCGCCGGTGCACGGCATCTTCCGCGTCGACGGCGAGCCGATCAACCCGGGACAGATCGCCCAGAAAATCAGGGAGGTGCTCTAA
- a CDS encoding YbhB/YbcL family Raf kinase inhibitor-like protein, producing MNEMKLTSPVFENKAAIPAKYSCAGQDINPPLEISGVPQEAKSLALVVSDPDAPAGLWIHWVMWNIEPTTTSIAEDSVPRGAIQGSNSWGKKSYGGPCPPSGTHRYFFRLYALKHKIELSPAATAQVLEQAIRNSTIATAELMGTFTRRQE from the coding sequence ATGAACGAGATGAAACTGACGAGCCCGGTCTTCGAGAATAAGGCGGCCATTCCCGCGAAATACAGTTGTGCCGGGCAGGACATCAATCCGCCGCTGGAGATAAGCGGTGTGCCTCAAGAGGCGAAGTCTCTGGCGCTGGTAGTCTCCGACCCCGACGCGCCGGCGGGGCTTTGGATACATTGGGTAATGTGGAACATCGAGCCGACAACGACCTCGATCGCCGAAGACAGCGTGCCGCGCGGAGCGATCCAGGGGAGCAACAGCTGGGGGAAGAAGAGCTACGGCGGACCGTGCCCCCCCTCCGGCACGCATCGGTATTTCTTCCGTCTCTACGCGCTGAAGCACAAGATCGAACTCTCACCGGCGGCCACAGCGCAGGTTCTTGAGCAGGCCATCAGGAACTCGACCATTGCCACTGCAGAGCTTATGGGTACATTCACCAGGAGGCAGGAGTAA
- the ispG gene encoding flavodoxin-dependent (E)-4-hydroxy-3-methylbut-2-enyl-diphosphate synthase: MRKPTRQIQIGNVKIGGGAPVSVQSMCSTDTRDTKSTLDQIVRLAAAGCEIVRCAVPDMDAALALSTIKAGSSLPLIADIHFDYRLALKALEAGVDGLRLNPGNIGERWKVAEVVKAAAERQVPIRIGVNGGSLEKEILAKYGHPTAEALVESALGHVRILEELGYQEIKVSIKVSDVMRTVEAYRLLSSAIDYPLHIGVTEAGTVFSGTIKSAVGLGILLADGIGDTMRVSLTGDPVHEVRVAYDILKAVGARKRGINFVSCPTCGRCQIDLIPVAEEVERRLQDVKEEITVAVMGCAVNGPGEAREADFGIAGGKGEGLLFKHGEVIRKVPESEMANALIEEVERAVKK, encoded by the coding sequence ATGAGAAAACCGACCAGGCAGATTCAGATAGGTAATGTGAAGATCGGCGGGGGAGCTCCGGTCTCGGTCCAGTCGATGTGTTCCACCGATACCCGCGACACCAAGTCGACCCTGGACCAGATCGTCCGTCTCGCCGCCGCCGGCTGCGAGATCGTGCGCTGCGCGGTCCCCGATATGGACGCCGCACTGGCCCTGTCCACCATCAAAGCGGGAAGCTCCCTTCCTCTCATCGCCGACATCCATTTCGACTACCGCCTCGCGCTGAAGGCGCTGGAGGCAGGTGTGGACGGGCTGCGCCTCAACCCCGGCAACATCGGGGAGCGCTGGAAGGTCGCCGAGGTCGTCAAGGCCGCCGCGGAGCGCCAGGTGCCGATCCGCATCGGCGTAAACGGCGGCTCCCTGGAGAAGGAGATCCTCGCGAAATACGGGCACCCCACCGCCGAAGCGCTGGTTGAGTCCGCCCTGGGCCACGTGCGTATTCTCGAGGAGCTCGGCTACCAGGAGATCAAGGTGTCCATCAAGGTCTCCGACGTCATGCGCACCGTCGAGGCGTATCGCCTCCTTTCCTCTGCGATCGACTACCCGCTGCACATCGGCGTCACCGAAGCCGGCACCGTATTTTCCGGCACCATCAAGTCCGCCGTCGGCCTCGGCATCCTCCTCGCCGACGGGATTGGCGACACCATGCGCGTCTCCCTCACCGGTGATCCGGTTCATGAGGTGCGGGTGGCGTACGACATACTGAAGGCGGTCGGCGCCAGAAAGCGCGGCATTAACTTTGTCTCCTGCCCCACCTGCGGGCGCTGCCAGATCGATCTCATCCCGGTGGCGGAAGAAGTCGAGCGCAGGCTGCAGGATGTAAAGGAAGAGATAACGGTCGCCGTCATGGGGTGCGCGGTGAACGGCCCGGGTGAGGCGCGGGAAGCCGACTTCGGCATCGCCGGCGGAAAAGGGGAGGGGCTCCTCTTCAAGCACGGCGAGGTGATCCGGAAGGTCCCCGAATCGGAAATGGCCAACGCCCTCATCGAAGAAGTGGAACGGGCGGTAAAGAAGTAA
- a CDS encoding 2-oxoacid:ferredoxin oxidoreductase subunit beta, with the protein MAFEYDKYIRGGKLPHIWCPGCGHGIVMKGLIRAIDTLGLEKNNTAIVSGIGCASRLPGYMDFCTLHTAHGRAAAFATGVKMAKPEMNVILIGGDGDGTAIGGNHFIHACRRNIDMTYIIMNNNIYGMTGGQFSPCTPTGAKASTTPYGNPDPAFDIAKLAIGAGATFVARGTAYHANQIDKLIVEAVQHKGFSVVEILDDCPTTYGRRNKFKSVIEMMNRLKDIAVPVKAAEKMTPEQLQGKVLTGVLYKEEKPEYISEYAKVIERASKG; encoded by the coding sequence ATGGCCTTTGAATACGACAAATACATCCGCGGCGGCAAGCTGCCGCACATCTGGTGCCCCGGCTGCGGCCACGGCATCGTGATGAAAGGGCTCATCCGGGCCATCGACACCCTGGGGCTCGAGAAGAACAACACCGCCATCGTATCGGGCATCGGCTGCGCCTCGCGCCTCCCCGGCTACATGGATTTCTGTACGCTGCACACCGCCCACGGCCGCGCCGCTGCATTTGCTACCGGTGTGAAGATGGCGAAGCCGGAGATGAACGTCATCCTCATCGGTGGCGACGGCGACGGCACCGCCATCGGCGGGAACCACTTCATCCACGCCTGCCGCAGAAACATCGACATGACGTACATCATCATGAACAACAACATCTACGGCATGACCGGTGGACAGTTCTCCCCCTGCACCCCGACCGGTGCCAAGGCGTCGACCACCCCGTACGGCAATCCCGATCCGGCGTTCGACATCGCAAAGCTGGCCATCGGCGCAGGCGCGACCTTTGTGGCCCGCGGCACTGCCTACCACGCGAACCAGATCGACAAGCTCATCGTGGAAGCGGTGCAGCACAAGGGGTTCTCGGTGGTGGAGATCCTGGACGACTGCCCGACGACCTACGGACGGCGCAACAAGTTCAAGTCGGTCATCGAGATGATGAACCGCCTGAAGGACATCGCGGTCCCGGTGAAGGCTGCCGAGAAGATGACCCCGGAGCAACTCCAGGGGAAGGTGCTGACCGGCGTGCTGTACAAGGAAGAGAAGCCGGAATACATCAGCGAATACGCCAAAGTCATAGAGCGCGCCAGCAAAGGATAA
- a CDS encoding HD-GYP domain-containing protein: protein MSDDELARLALSQTLDLLGLTDLTLQQLSRRRFTNERLYREVLGKVLGGNGRRGPSGVFIASQGADCHCYKGRVFHLRQGALVERSEEITIGLAQSFAISLVNVEEANTSVAVNWMEVCEGVEDFQSYFHADVVAAMEESILNFVSCRISGEVPGVIVAFNYPGRATDYDAAVLRGAAVTIGSLLSVSDNLKDTEEAFIYTVEALARACEAAEPDTGQHIQRVNRYAGALAANMGLDECFVEEISYSAQMHDVGKLRIPPTILLKEDLLSPSEMQLMRRHPIFGAEIIGDSPRLKMAREIALSHHENWDGSGYPKHLKRERIPLSGRIVRVCDCYDAMRSRRSYKPPFTHEEALAVFRKGDDRIHPEHFDPTVLETFFKIEHMFEMIYDSSILKIGMKERKTQQGESLAQASGRR, encoded by the coding sequence ATGTCTGACGACGAACTGGCCCGTCTGGCGCTAAGCCAAACCCTCGACCTGCTAGGGCTTACGGACCTGACCCTTCAGCAGCTTTCGAGGAGGCGCTTCACCAACGAGCGGCTCTATCGCGAGGTGCTCGGCAAGGTCCTGGGAGGAAACGGCAGGCGCGGCCCCAGCGGGGTTTTCATCGCCTCACAGGGCGCCGATTGCCATTGCTACAAGGGACGGGTGTTCCATCTGCGGCAAGGCGCGCTGGTCGAACGATCGGAGGAGATCACCATCGGCCTCGCGCAGAGTTTTGCCATCAGTCTCGTCAATGTGGAGGAGGCGAACACCTCCGTCGCTGTGAACTGGATGGAGGTGTGCGAGGGTGTCGAGGATTTCCAAAGCTACTTCCACGCCGATGTGGTGGCAGCGATGGAGGAATCGATCCTCAACTTCGTGAGTTGCCGGATCAGCGGCGAGGTTCCGGGCGTCATCGTGGCGTTCAACTACCCAGGGCGTGCGACAGACTACGATGCCGCCGTCCTGCGCGGCGCCGCTGTGACTATCGGCTCGCTCTTGAGTGTGTCAGACAACCTGAAGGACACCGAGGAGGCCTTCATTTACACGGTGGAGGCGCTGGCGCGTGCGTGCGAGGCGGCCGAGCCCGACACCGGGCAGCACATCCAGCGGGTGAATCGCTACGCAGGGGCGCTTGCTGCGAACATGGGACTTGACGAGTGTTTCGTGGAGGAGATCTCGTATTCGGCGCAGATGCACGATGTCGGGAAGCTCCGGATTCCTCCGACCATTCTTTTGAAGGAAGACCTCCTGTCGCCGAGCGAGATGCAGTTGATGCGCCGGCATCCGATCTTTGGCGCGGAGATAATCGGAGACAGCCCGCGGCTGAAGATGGCGCGAGAGATTGCGCTGTCGCACCACGAGAACTGGGACGGGTCTGGGTACCCAAAGCATCTGAAGCGGGAGAGGATTCCGCTATCGGGGCGGATAGTGCGGGTATGTGACTGCTACGACGCAATGCGGTCGCGGCGAAGCTACAAGCCGCCGTTTACTCACGAAGAAGCGCTGGCTGTCTTTCGGAAAGGGGACGATCGCATCCATCCCGAGCACTTCGACCCGACTGTGCTGGAGACCTTTTTCAAGATCGAGCACATGTTTGAAATGATCTACGACTCGTCAATTTTGAAAATCGGGATGAAGGAGCGAAAGACGCAGCAGGGGGAGTCGCTCGCGCAAGCTTCGGGACGTAGGTAG
- the rlmD gene encoding 23S rRNA (uracil(1939)-C(5))-methyltransferase RlmD translates to MRSGQTLELSITSINDDGFGVAYHEGTRVLVAHALPGEQVVVRVTYVGRREAFGNLLKCVKPSGDRVNVPLCSKGRTCDGCGLMQMRYSSQLAWKTQLVQRHMRKYTSLAHVPVHETIASPQEFGYRNSAKLVVAGKNVDPVIGMYKRNSHDVQENLDCPLHHPLINKVVKAAKVGIKKGKVPIYNPKSEMGLLRYLVVRVAQPGDKVMVVLVTTEVGYNEIHHLAKHIQKEVPEVIVVAQNINNTTGNVIFGQRDRFLTKAQTLRAQIGKTAFTLSPRSFFQVNSGAARIIYEKVRELAALKGTERVIDLYCGIGGISLLLAKDAAEVVGIEMVESAVVDATENAKLNRVENCEFEAGDAARLLDEIGSEGGADVIVLNPPRKGCDEKVLKSAAALQPQKMIYVSCSPETLARDLDILSRHGYRTVQVQPVDMFPQTVHVEDVALLERI, encoded by the coding sequence TTGAGATCGGGGCAGACACTGGAGCTTTCGATCACCTCCATCAACGACGACGGCTTCGGGGTGGCCTACCATGAGGGTACCCGCGTACTCGTTGCGCACGCCCTGCCGGGCGAGCAGGTGGTCGTACGCGTTACCTACGTGGGGCGGCGCGAGGCGTTCGGCAATCTTTTGAAGTGCGTGAAGCCCTCTGGGGATCGCGTCAATGTCCCGCTTTGCAGCAAGGGGCGCACCTGTGACGGCTGCGGTCTCATGCAGATGCGCTACTCCTCACAGCTGGCGTGGAAAACTCAGCTTGTCCAGAGGCACATGCGCAAATACACGTCCCTCGCGCACGTCCCCGTGCACGAGACGATCGCCTCTCCGCAGGAATTCGGGTACCGCAACTCGGCGAAGCTCGTCGTCGCCGGGAAGAACGTCGATCCGGTTATTGGGATGTACAAGCGAAACAGCCACGACGTGCAGGAAAACCTCGATTGCCCCCTGCACCATCCTCTCATCAACAAGGTGGTGAAGGCTGCGAAAGTCGGGATTAAAAAGGGAAAGGTGCCGATCTACAACCCGAAGAGCGAGATGGGACTGCTGCGCTACCTGGTGGTCCGCGTCGCCCAGCCTGGCGACAAGGTTATGGTTGTCCTCGTCACCACAGAGGTTGGGTACAACGAGATACACCACCTGGCGAAGCACATCCAGAAGGAAGTGCCGGAGGTGATCGTGGTGGCACAGAACATCAACAACACCACCGGCAATGTGATCTTTGGGCAGCGCGACCGCTTCCTTACCAAGGCGCAGACCCTGCGTGCGCAGATTGGCAAGACCGCCTTTACGCTTTCGCCGCGCTCGTTTTTCCAGGTGAACAGCGGCGCCGCCCGCATCATCTACGAAAAGGTGCGCGAGCTGGCAGCGCTCAAGGGAACGGAGCGGGTGATCGATCTCTACTGCGGGATCGGCGGTATTTCCCTCCTTCTGGCGAAAGACGCCGCAGAGGTTGTGGGTATCGAAATGGTCGAATCGGCCGTCGTCGATGCGACCGAGAATGCGAAGCTGAACCGGGTGGAAAACTGCGAATTCGAAGCGGGAGACGCGGCGCGACTACTTGACGAGATCGGCAGCGAAGGGGGCGCCGACGTCATCGTACTCAACCCGCCGCGCAAGGGGTGCGATGAAAAGGTCCTGAAGAGCGCCGCCGCGCTGCAGCCGCAGAAGATGATTTATGTATCGTGCTCGCCGGAGACGCTGGCGCGCGATCTCGATATCCTTTCGCGGCACGGGTATCGGACGGTGCAGGTGCAGCCGGTAGATATGTTCCCGCAGACGGTGCATGTCGAGGATGTGGCACTACTGGAAAGGATCTAG
- a CDS encoding HD domain-containing protein, with protein MTLIEKVKGLFPPHLHPRLFMVGGMVRDLLLGVESQDVDLAGAVPHDELIALGFRLVQSKSTPPMYFRFHRELGKIELTPLSDISDLTDDLSRRDFTINAIAESLDGTIVDPLRGRDDLAQMILKTCSPESLTNDPGRIFRAFRFESGGWRLTKEDEETIASRDWSADFGRLPVERFSQEMLKALGRKEPALFFRRLQETGTCTPFLPELARMPHVPAGPVEHHPEGDLLSHSLQVLERAAQSTPDVTARFCAFFHDFGKLATPPELYPKHHGHEAAGAEAAVSLCRRLKLPAALQRALEYVCRSHGNANRWQELRVGTKMRLAVDAVKGGISEILPLVVAADFGEPLDGWHDAVKIAALSTVELGLEPGYFDEAGIAPEKRQEIVLQRRIEAFRNVQKGLADPIPTLPSP; from the coding sequence ATGACGCTTATCGAAAAGGTAAAAGGTCTTTTTCCCCCGCACCTGCACCCGCGGCTTTTCATGGTCGGCGGTATGGTCCGCGACCTACTTCTCGGGGTAGAGTCGCAGGACGTGGACCTTGCCGGCGCGGTGCCACACGACGAACTCATCGCGCTCGGCTTCCGGCTGGTGCAGTCGAAAAGCACCCCGCCAATGTACTTCCGCTTCCACAGAGAGCTCGGCAAGATCGAGCTCACCCCCCTCTCCGACATCTCGGATCTCACAGACGACCTCTCGCGCCGCGACTTCACCATCAACGCCATCGCCGAGAGCCTCGACGGCACTATCGTCGATCCCCTTCGCGGCAGGGACGATCTCGCGCAGATGATCCTCAAAACGTGCAGTCCGGAAAGCCTCACCAATGACCCGGGCAGGATTTTCCGCGCCTTCCGTTTCGAGTCCGGTGGTTGGCGGCTGACAAAGGAAGATGAGGAAACCATCGCCAGCCGCGACTGGTCCGCAGACTTCGGCCGCCTGCCGGTCGAGCGCTTTTCGCAGGAGATGCTGAAGGCGCTCGGCAGGAAGGAACCCGCACTTTTCTTCCGGCGGTTGCAGGAGACGGGAACCTGCACTCCTTTTCTGCCCGAGCTCGCAAGGATGCCACACGTTCCCGCCGGCCCGGTGGAGCACCATCCGGAAGGGGATCTCCTGTCGCATTCGCTCCAGGTTCTGGAGCGGGCGGCTCAGTCGACTCCGGATGTCACGGCTCGCTTCTGCGCCTTCTTCCACGACTTCGGGAAGCTCGCCACACCGCCGGAGCTCTATCCGAAGCATCACGGGCATGAAGCTGCCGGGGCAGAAGCCGCGGTTTCCCTTTGCAGGCGGCTGAAACTTCCCGCGGCTTTGCAGCGTGCCTTGGAGTATGTCTGCAGGTCACATGGGAATGCGAACAGGTGGCAGGAGTTGCGGGTCGGCACCAAGATGCGCCTGGCGGTCGATGCGGTGAAGGGCGGGATATCGGAGATACTGCCGCTGGTGGTGGCAGCTGACTTTGGTGAGCCGCTCGATGGGTGGCACGACGCAGTGAAGATTGCGGCGCTGTCGACGGTGGAACTCGGGCTGGAGCCGGGATATTTCGACGAGGCCGGGATAGCGCCGGAAAAGCGGCAGGAGATCGTGCTGCAGCGAAGGATCGAAGCCTTCCGTAATGTTCAGAAAGGTTTGGCGGACCCCATCCCCACCCTGCCCTCCCCTTGA
- a CDS encoding proline--tRNA ligase, whose translation MRYSQYFIPTVKETPSDAEVISHQLMLRAGMIRKLAAGIYNYLPLGLRSIRKVEAIVREEMNRAGAIELLMPAVQPAELWKESGRWEFYGKELLRFHDRKDAEFCMGPTHEEVITDLVRKEIRSYRQMPINLYQIQGKFRDEIRPRFGLMRGREFIMKDAYSFDVNEAGADVSYAKMYKAYRRIFERCGLRFRAVEADTGSIGGTSSHEFMVLADSGEDAIVSCSACEYAANMEKAESRRAAAVEHADPRPLERVATPGKKSIEEVSDFLDVDPSKVVKTLVLLADNEPVVALLRGDFDLNEIKLKHVLGCNEIEMANDEVVQNVTGAPTGYAGPIGLKVRIVADLSVQGMHNFVVGANEADMHLKNVNLDRDFKVATFADIRNVVLGDPCPRCESGTLEIWRGIEVGHVFKLGTKYSEALKATFLDADGKEQVIYMGCYGIGVGRTVAACIEQNHDENGIIFPIPIAPFHCIVSVIGAKDEAVKEAAEKIYEELQQAGVEVLLDDRDERPGFKFKDADLIGIPLRIVVGAKALANGNVELKERRGGEVEILPVADAVEKVKKAVEEALKA comes from the coding sequence ATGCGCTATTCCCAGTATTTCATCCCCACCGTGAAGGAGACCCCCTCCGATGCAGAGGTGATCTCCCATCAGCTGATGCTGCGTGCCGGCATGATCCGCAAGCTCGCAGCCGGCATCTACAATTACCTCCCCCTGGGGCTTCGTTCCATCCGCAAGGTCGAGGCGATCGTCCGTGAGGAGATGAACCGGGCCGGCGCCATCGAGCTCCTGATGCCCGCGGTGCAGCCGGCTGAGCTCTGGAAGGAGTCGGGGCGCTGGGAATTCTACGGCAAGGAGCTGCTGCGCTTCCACGATCGCAAGGACGCGGAGTTCTGCATGGGCCCCACCCATGAGGAAGTCATCACCGACCTCGTGCGTAAAGAGATCCGCTCCTACCGCCAGATGCCGATCAACCTGTACCAGATACAGGGCAAATTCCGCGACGAGATCCGCCCGCGCTTCGGCCTTATGCGCGGCCGCGAGTTCATCATGAAGGACGCCTACTCCTTTGATGTGAACGAGGCGGGTGCCGACGTTTCCTACGCGAAGATGTACAAGGCGTACCGCCGCATATTCGAGCGCTGCGGGCTCCGGTTCCGCGCGGTGGAGGCAGACACCGGCTCCATCGGCGGCACCTCCTCCCACGAATTCATGGTCCTTGCCGACTCCGGTGAGGACGCCATCGTCTCCTGCTCCGCCTGCGAGTACGCGGCAAACATGGAGAAGGCCGAGTCCCGCAGGGCAGCCGCCGTCGAGCACGCCGACCCGCGCCCGCTGGAGCGCGTCGCCACCCCGGGAAAGAAGAGCATCGAAGAAGTCTCCGATTTCCTCGACGTCGATCCCTCCAAGGTGGTGAAGACCCTGGTGCTCCTGGCGGACAACGAGCCGGTCGTGGCGCTGCTGCGCGGCGATTTCGACCTCAACGAGATCAAGCTGAAGCATGTTCTTGGCTGCAACGAGATCGAGATGGCCAACGACGAAGTGGTGCAGAACGTAACCGGCGCGCCGACCGGCTATGCCGGCCCCATCGGCCTCAAGGTGCGCATCGTCGCCGACCTTTCCGTCCAGGGGATGCACAACTTCGTGGTCGGAGCAAACGAAGCCGACATGCACCTGAAGAACGTGAACCTGGACCGCGACTTCAAGGTCGCCACCTTTGCCGACATCCGCAACGTCGTCCTCGGCGACCCGTGCCCGCGCTGCGAGAGCGGCACGCTGGAGATCTGGCGCGGCATCGAAGTCGGCCACGTCTTCAAGCTCGGCACCAAGTACTCCGAAGCGCTGAAGGCCACCTTCCTCGACGCCGACGGCAAGGAGCAGGTGATCTACATGGGTTGCTACGGCATCGGCGTCGGCCGTACCGTCGCCGCCTGCATCGAGCAGAACCACGACGAAAACGGCATCATCTTCCCGATCCCCATCGCCCCGTTCCACTGCATCGTCTCCGTCATCGGCGCGAAGGACGAAGCCGTGAAGGAAGCCGCCGAGAAGATCTACGAAGAGCTGCAGCAGGCAGGCGTGGAAGTCCTCCTCGACGACCGCGACGAGCGCCCCGGCTTCAAGTTCAAGGACGCAGACCTTATCGGCATCCCTTTGCGCATAGTGGTAGGTGCGAAGGCTTTGGCAAACGGCAACGTCGAGCTCAAGGAGAGAAGGGGAGGGGAAGTCGAAATCCTCCCGGTCGCCGATGCTGTGGAGAAGGTGAAGAAAGCCGTCGAGGAAGCACTGAAGGCGTAA